The following proteins are encoded in a genomic region of Rubrobacter xylanophilus DSM 9941:
- a CDS encoding LPXTG cell wall anchor domain-containing protein has translation MREVASGGRRVAVCGAVLCAALLLLAVSGDAGAQGVFQQEPSQRGDIPSPGGEEPSQRGDIPSPGGEEPSQRGEIPSPGGEEPSRRGEIPGGFGAIDQNPPENAAPDQSPPANAAPEQSPPANAAPEQDVPPYEGLAPGEAGAAGETTAASPAGSEAGAQYSPGAGAGEGGGGGPLPDTGGIGPLALSLLALCLLGGGFLLVRRRGDGRR, from the coding sequence ATGAGAGAGGTTGCATCGGGGGGGAGACGGGTGGCGGTGTGCGGCGCGGTCCTCTGCGCCGCCCTGCTTCTTCTGGCGGTCTCCGGGGATGCCGGGGCGCAGGGGGTCTTCCAGCAGGAGCCCTCGCAGAGGGGGGACATCCCGAGTCCTGGGGGGGAGGAGCCCTCGCAGAGGGGGGACATCCCGAGTCCTGGGGGAGAGGAGCCTTCGCAGAGGGGAGAGATACCGAGCCCCGGGGGGGAGGAGCCTTCGCGGCGGGGGGAGATACCGGGCGGGTTCGGGGCCATCGACCAGAACCCCCCGGAGAACGCGGCTCCGGACCAGAGCCCGCCCGCTAACGCCGCCCCCGAGCAGAGCCCGCCCGCGAACGCGGCTCCGGAGCAGGACGTTCCGCCCTACGAGGGCCTGGCCCCCGGGGAGGCCGGGGCGGCGGGGGAGACCACCGCGGCCTCCCCGGCGGGCTCGGAGGCCGGGGCGCAGTACTCCCCGGGCGCGGGGGCCGGTGAGGGCGGCGGTGGCGGGCCGCTTCCGGACACCGGGGGGATCGGGCCGCTCGCCCTCTCGCTCCTCGCCCTCTGCCTTCTCGGCGGGGGGTTTCTGCTGGTGCGCCGCCGGGGGGACGGCCGCCGCTGA